The segment TTAGTTAAATTTATTAAAATTGTTAGTACACGTCATCATGGGTTCCAATATCTATCAAAAGAATGAGCTCTTTACCTGCCTTGATTTCAATTGAAAAAATTATCCGGCAGTCGTATCCACATGAACACGTATAAAGGCCATGAAGTTTACCACTTAATTTATGTGACTTAAGAATTGGAGTAAATACATCTGTCTCCATCAAACGAAGGGTAGCCGCTATATTTTCTTCAAGAACAGAATTCCCCTTTGCAAATTTTTTATATGATCGCTCAAAAGCTCTTGTAAGGACCAGCTTGCGAATAGGCATTCAATGGGATTCAAAGGTTTTTCAATTTGTCAATAACATCCTCTGCTGTAGCCGGCTTTAATTTTCCTTTTGATAGGTCGGCTTTGGATTGGCGTGCATTTCTAAAAATTTCATCTCTTCTTTCCT is part of the Cyclobacteriaceae bacterium genome and harbors:
- a CDS encoding type II toxin-antitoxin system mRNA interferase toxin, RelE/StbE family, translated to MPIRKLVLTRAFERSYKKFAKGNSVLEENIAATLRLMETDVFTPILKSHKLSGKLHGLYTCSCGYDCRIIFSIEIKAGKELILLIDIGTHDDVY